The proteins below are encoded in one region of Qipengyuania sp. HL-TH1:
- a CDS encoding DNA -binding domain-containing protein, which produces MIAQHENDAGQHMVVSDTRNRHRVLLAREPSPGIDGYVVPDDADLGVRVAALSEFDRSKEGAATKAHHRLLKPSAYKSYRLSILLAILDLLEDASPKQVTLQEVAKALIYPGLKVGRAIDWKTSSHRRQTQRLVAEAHRMAAEGYRELLNPSRGKRCAN; this is translated from the coding sequence GTGATTGCCCAGCACGAGAACGATGCCGGACAGCACATGGTGGTTTCCGATACGCGAAATCGTCACCGCGTCCTGTTGGCGCGCGAGCCATCTCCCGGCATTGATGGCTATGTCGTCCCCGACGATGCCGATCTTGGTGTCCGCGTAGCAGCTCTCAGTGAATTCGACCGGTCGAAAGAAGGCGCGGCGACAAAGGCGCACCATCGGCTCCTCAAGCCATCTGCTTACAAAAGCTACAGGCTGAGCATCCTGCTCGCCATTCTCGATCTGCTCGAAGACGCTTCACCCAAGCAGGTGACATTGCAAGAGGTCGCCAAAGCACTGATCTATCCCGGCCTTAAAGTCGGCCGCGCGATCGACTGGAAAACATCATCGCATCGCCGGCAGACACAGCGTCTCGTCGCTGAAGCGCATCGCATGGCGGCTGAGGGTTATCGTGAATTGCTCAATCCCTCACGGGGCAAGCGTTGTGCGAATTAA
- a CDS encoding TonB-dependent receptor, translating into MAGTRWSGGGFFVAYDFANNSAIEAGQRSYASSLDPETTLFPSQQRHAVTLSAHHELAPGLEASIDALYSSRSSTLVAASSAFRSEADPEVESYTLAPSLKFDVAGDWQATVLGVFGRDRTHYRTAFALQDGSSSVTEGCFCNEVFSLEAGLEGPLFTLPGGEARLAVGGGLRNNTLDFSRSEAGNLLIAFDKTQRARFAYGELFLPVVSPRNAIDGVAELTLSAAARHEDYPGLDQQTTPRFGLSYTPVEGLTLRGSWARSFKAPTLFQRFIPYQTILLPAAVFGAGTGSDTVFFTSGGNPDVTSERARSWTAGVELQPVAIPELTFSATWYDIRYQDRVVRPIAGSIAAAFRDPGFANLIDFSPDPTTLSELIAGSLFGLENFSGSPYDPANVAAFVDNRNRNVAVWAIEGVDARIAWNQNLGDEQSLSFDLSGSFLDSQQQVTPDLPEVQLAGTVFNPPRYRARGTARYQSGGFAANIAANYIGALRDRRFEEERRLSPSATVDLGLSYEIVRGEGREPGLEISLTIQNLFDDEPETLGQTGPTDTPYDSTNYSPIGRFVTFGIRRHW; encoded by the coding sequence GTGGCGGGCACGCGCTGGAGCGGGGGCGGGTTCTTCGTCGCTTACGATTTTGCAAACAATTCGGCGATCGAGGCTGGCCAGCGCTCCTATGCCAGCTCGCTTGATCCGGAGACCACGCTCTTCCCCTCGCAGCAACGCCATGCCGTTACGCTTTCGGCACATCACGAACTCGCGCCCGGCCTCGAGGCCAGTATCGACGCGCTTTATTCAAGCCGAAGCTCAACGCTCGTGGCCGCATCATCGGCATTTCGATCGGAAGCCGATCCGGAGGTGGAATCCTATACGCTCGCCCCGTCACTGAAATTCGACGTCGCAGGAGACTGGCAGGCAACAGTGCTGGGAGTGTTCGGCCGCGACCGGACGCACTACCGAACCGCCTTCGCGCTGCAGGACGGGTCGTCGAGCGTGACCGAGGGATGTTTTTGCAATGAGGTTTTCTCACTCGAAGCGGGTCTGGAGGGTCCGCTGTTCACGCTTCCCGGAGGCGAGGCGCGTCTGGCTGTCGGCGGGGGTCTGCGAAACAACACGCTCGATTTCAGCCGCAGCGAAGCGGGAAATTTACTGATCGCTTTCGACAAGACGCAGCGCGCGCGTTTCGCCTATGGCGAACTCTTCCTGCCGGTCGTTTCGCCGCGTAATGCAATCGATGGAGTCGCCGAGCTGACCCTTTCGGCGGCGGCGCGTCACGAAGATTATCCAGGCCTCGATCAACAGACGACGCCGCGCTTTGGTTTGAGCTACACACCGGTCGAAGGGCTGACGTTGCGCGGCAGCTGGGCGCGCTCGTTCAAGGCTCCGACCCTCTTTCAGCGTTTCATACCCTACCAGACCATTCTGCTGCCAGCGGCCGTATTCGGCGCCGGAACGGGGTCCGACACGGTGTTTTTCACAAGCGGCGGTAATCCGGACGTGACATCGGAACGCGCGCGCAGCTGGACCGCGGGTGTGGAACTGCAGCCGGTCGCCATTCCCGAACTGACGTTTTCGGCCACCTGGTACGACATTCGCTATCAAGACCGGGTGGTGCGACCTATTGCGGGCTCGATTGCGGCTGCTTTCCGCGACCCGGGGTTTGCAAACCTGATCGATTTCTCTCCCGATCCGACAACTTTATCCGAGCTCATTGCTGGATCGCTATTCGGTCTCGAAAACTTCTCGGGCTCCCCCTACGATCCCGCCAATGTTGCCGCCTTTGTCGACAACCGGAACAGAAACGTTGCGGTTTGGGCCATCGAAGGCGTGGATGCGAGGATCGCCTGGAACCAGAACCTGGGCGACGAACAGTCACTTTCCTTCGATCTCTCGGGCAGTTTTCTCGATAGCCAGCAACAGGTCACGCCCGATCTGCCCGAGGTTCAGCTCGCCGGAACGGTTTTCAATCCACCACGCTACCGTGCGCGAGGTACGGCACGCTATCAGTCTGGCGGGTTCGCGGCCAATATCGCCGCCAACTATATCGGCGCGCTGCGCGACCGCCGCTTCGAGGAAGAGCGCCGCCTTTCGCCCAGCGCCACGGTCGATCTCGGCCTGAGCTATGAAATTGTTCGCGGTGAGGGCCGCGAACCAGGCCTCGAAATCTCGCTCACGATCCAGAACCTGTTCGACGACGAACCCGAAACGCTCGGCCAGACTGGGCCGACCGACACACCCTATGATTCAACCAATTATTCGCCGATCGGGCGGTTCGTCACCTTCGGCATCCGGAGGCACTGGTGA
- a CDS encoding LuxR family transcriptional regulator, translated as MQAYFAEEFASELVNVQSDEELDEALKQVSRRLGFDHFALSLELRSGSCEAPGLLLHDYPDEWAKVYVGFDLAGQDPVRRACDKSFVGFAWGSLGELIPLTRGDRQMLAVGRECGIGDGYTVPRHLPGLARGTCTFAVCPDRDLPHSRFAVAEMVGTLALSCALGLGSAQSEESVPVLSDRQRECLLWVARGKTSAETAMILGIATETVIQHLKMARERYQVHCKQSLIVSALFDGLIGFSDIIRWRDAG; from the coding sequence ATGCAGGCTTATTTCGCGGAGGAATTCGCATCCGAACTGGTCAATGTCCAGTCAGACGAGGAACTCGACGAGGCGCTGAAGCAAGTCTCTCGGCGGCTTGGCTTCGACCACTTCGCCTTGAGCCTCGAGCTGCGTTCAGGATCGTGCGAGGCTCCCGGTTTGCTCCTGCATGATTATCCCGACGAATGGGCCAAGGTGTATGTCGGGTTCGATCTGGCCGGACAGGATCCGGTCCGGCGAGCCTGCGACAAGTCGTTTGTCGGCTTTGCGTGGGGCTCACTGGGCGAACTGATCCCGCTAACTCGCGGTGATCGCCAGATGCTGGCGGTGGGGCGCGAATGCGGAATCGGTGATGGCTACACTGTCCCGCGACATTTGCCCGGTCTTGCGCGCGGAACGTGTACATTTGCGGTCTGCCCCGACCGAGACCTGCCACACAGTCGCTTTGCGGTCGCAGAAATGGTCGGTACGCTCGCGCTGAGCTGTGCACTGGGACTGGGCTCAGCTCAATCCGAGGAATCGGTACCGGTCCTGAGCGATCGGCAGCGCGAATGTCTTCTGTGGGTCGCACGAGGCAAAACCTCAGCCGAGACGGCCATGATCCTTGGGATTGCGACCGAAACAGTAATCCAGCATCTCAAAATGGCGCGAGAACGCTATCAGGTTCACTGTAAGCAATCTTTGATCGTTTCGGCGCTGTTCGATGGTCTGATCGGGTTTTCCGATATCATCCGATGGCGCGATGCGGGATGA
- a CDS encoding RNA polymerase sigma factor: MNQLSADTLRDDHRLSSSALRTPAPQARVSSPCPLDALYRRESACLLAYFSRCVGRERARDLVQDVFVRAATSPQLTDLRNPAGFLFRIARNLLVDEARRQKCRIKTVPLVENTDAPCCAKQEDRIEVEETTGRFEAALAQLPDKTAGIFRMNRFEKKSYRQIHQELGIALPTVDYHMMKALAHLRTVFADRV, translated from the coding sequence ATGAACCAGCTTTCTGCCGACACCCTGCGAGACGATCATCGACTATCGAGCTCCGCGCTGCGAACCCCGGCACCGCAAGCTCGGGTAAGCTCGCCCTGCCCGCTCGACGCCCTGTACCGCCGAGAGAGCGCATGCCTGCTTGCCTATTTTTCGCGCTGCGTCGGTCGTGAGCGAGCCCGCGATCTGGTTCAGGACGTTTTCGTGCGCGCTGCGACCAGCCCGCAACTGACAGATCTCCGGAACCCGGCAGGATTTCTATTCCGGATCGCTCGCAATCTGCTGGTCGATGAAGCCCGCAGACAGAAATGCCGTATCAAGACGGTGCCACTGGTCGAAAACACCGATGCGCCGTGCTGCGCCAAGCAGGAAGACAGAATTGAGGTGGAAGAGACGACCGGGCGCTTCGAGGCCGCGTTGGCGCAGTTGCCCGACAAAACGGCGGGCATCTTCAGGATGAACCGCTTCGAGAAAAAATCCTACCGCCAGATCCACCAAGAGTTGGGCATCGCGCTGCCGACAGTCGATTATCACATGATGAAAGCGCTCGCGCATCTTCGCACGGTTTTCGCTGATCGGGTCTGA
- a CDS encoding transcriptional regulator domain-containing protein: protein MARSSADDTGTGDFDFSDFAQEFLRRNPAYKDQYAGLHLRDTGDKKPSAARRMARSWGLEFPVRSECFGHRQPGDLEKRCQCKRRYRGWRRPGPCRNQRHIG, encoded by the coding sequence ATGGCTCGATCATCTGCCGACGATACTGGTACAGGCGACTTCGATTTTTCGGACTTCGCGCAGGAATTCCTGCGACGCAATCCGGCGTACAAGGATCAATATGCCGGACTTCATTTGCGCGATACCGGCGACAAGAAACCATCCGCCGCGCGGCGAATGGCTCGGTCATGGGGCCTAGAATTTCCCGTTCGATCCGAGTGTTTCGGCCACAGACAGCCCGGCGATCTGGAGAAGCGATGCCAATGCAAGCGTCGTTATCGTGGCTGGCGGCGCCCGGGACCTTGCCGGAATCAGAGGCACATTGGCTGA